The following coding sequences are from one Scylla paramamosain isolate STU-SP2022 chromosome 21, ASM3559412v1, whole genome shotgun sequence window:
- the LOC135110966 gene encoding titin-like isoform X21, producing the protein MVSAHNWRLACIACPSLPVLYALTSSDLETDATLLITDNRAYGWPPKGSGIREPSKSESPGSERQWQGDSWRRPNRWDQSPQTPTQQSMPSTPQPVQSAEPQANLVRDLNYFPYWDNDPPDQSPEGEPPVNSTMSVHAGDGDTLTGSENPTPWRKSSQHRNESPVASQPQHKSTLTWTPVQPATDSKQQQQANTNPPAKMSATVLRKRSADPPLAPQNECVTRVSQGQTDQGENREVRQPQQIRTRKIDTEPQNDRNSTDNNTKNKQEATDARPPIKRWRSRDETNPVKPRDDLTDRKNIFQRENSRDEERFRQEREKREELRNKRDELRRREQTEREKREELRKTEQEKEQENRSSIDDIRKRHEREREELRRLQEERDRQEAQMRQKSERDKIVNQQMNEKAEKDKQTGLNNQNKPLLRKTSRPEPEEVLRKTSRPEPEVLRKTSQLEPEQLLRKTSRPEPEEVLRKTSKPEPEVLRKTSRPEPEERVRKTSHPEPERMLKKTSRPEPEEVLRKTSRPEPEGLRKTSKPEPEGLLRKTSKIEPEEVLRKTSKLEPEGLLRKTSRPEPEGTLRKISKPESEGAQRKTSQPEPERVLRKTSGQETSEAPRKTSNQEPDKMCRKTSTEQMLKRSSKQEPEELLGKTSKQESDNEEPECLQDRVSRFGVQLRSRKQSNPPPPPKGPLPSESEEDLALMNDKNKLSNIKNKWESKIQNENEQRDRRRSLTQKPNKMENETSRKESMIENKPESRVETNETEKKPIKNSQTAPGKQLTQDQKDTQSKEGLQGKKDPSNKLVMHPTDQKERASEKPKDKDEKDSTEKVKQGLFFQDIKLKKAKTNIPEKTRPENKNFLEEVKLRKVETKPRPVHRVNSVVEFSDDEDDFLEERETPQPTPQTNTPFEEVPRWEEPLTEEEEPELIWDQSTEDIISQSNNTLESPVPWWEQPQDAGSNNALESPVPWWEQPQDAGSNNTLESPVPWWEQPQDAGSNNALESPVPWWEQPQDAREWSPGSPVFKKDVFESMKVQSQPPPPPPPPSSKKQKDEGSGPPPPPPMPGLPPPPPPQPGSHPKRPTSAVKKQKLDQLKKAARSRPDWNGLLRDIESGIKLRRLPSCDKMDRSTPMLPNSRGKGGKFVYESEKPMAHNQLLHEIHRGVKLRKVKTNDRSKPCFKALGVKKLRRQLTMENINKLESIPSSSDEEEDIDKMRDDLQATKGQLEDEIKNRKKLERESKIYKIDIAALQAEVKRLKRQLRSAGINDPKPMTNGEADEIVPKLEKSMSKLRMHEDEVLDFSELDTLETEINNLKGQVDSYKKQAEDYTNKYNEVNQKLIVAENSASEWELRSNYYEKKFKALQKEHCIELPDIEIVGVQTDPIDFTPPPPSSPTEDDDRIPFPMPSKSGSRRSFASSVHKMESFKEEEEDDEDDDEEEEETEEESEESEEETEEEDEEKAAEKRAQNAARRLERDIKLMTNKLNNIKSKEERTREERKTIRDRMIKCCHDMKAEREMYFKTKRELDEMASAFKASDDEDDSSEDEDDSDDSDDSDEEEVPRKKEEGEEWWLDDTTKKPIKLKKKKKKKLDANGEEEKDSEQLPDIQEPVWSESEQEESEVDDEKNDSEKRLTKLKTRTQKHEQKHATLRKDVSALKTKLEHSEELLAAEKRRRQRLDEELHIMLAELS; encoded by the exons GCCTCCTAAAGGATCAGGAATTCGAGAGCCTTCAAAATCTGAAAGTCCTGGTTCTGAGCGTCAGTGGCAAGGAGACTCTTGGAGGCGACCCAATCGCTGGGACCAGTCACCACAAACTCCGACACAGCAGTCCATGCCTTCCACACCACAACCTGTCCAGTCTGCAGAGCCACAAGCAAATCTTGTCAGG GACTTGAACTACTTTCCCTATTGGGACAATGATCCACCAGACCAGAGTCCTGAGGGG GAGCCTCCAGTCAACAGCACTATGTCAGTGCATGCAGGTGATGGTGACACCTTGACTGGG AGTGAGAATCCAACTCCATGGAGGAAGAGTAGCCAACATAGG AATGAAAGTCCTGTAGCTTCACAACCTCAACACAAATCAACTTTA ACCTGGACTCCAGTTCAGCCAGCAACAGACAGCAAACAACAGCAA CAAGCAAACACAAATCCTCCAGCAAAAATGTCAGCTACAGTGCTCAGAAAAAGGAGTGCTGACCCACCACTTGCCCCACAGAATGAATGTGTAACTAGGGTCAGCCAAGGTCAGACAGACCAGGGAGAGAACAGGGAAGTAAGGCAGCCACAGCAGATAAGAACACGGAAAATAGACACTGAACCTCAGAATGACAGAAACTCTACAGATAATAATACAAAGAACAAGCAGGAAGCTACTGATGCACGTCCACCCATAAAAAGATGGAGGAGCAGGGATGAAACAAATCCTGTGAAACCCAGGGATGATTtaacagacagaaaaaatatatttcagaGGGAAAACAGCAGAGATGAAGAGCGTTtcagacaagaaagagaaaaaagggaagagctgagaaataaaagagatgaacttaggagaagagaacaaactgaaagagaaaagagagaggaactaCGAAAGACGGAAcaggaaaaagaacaggaaaacagaAGTTCAATAGATGATATACGCAAaagacatgaaagagagagagaagaactgaGGCGATTacaggaggaaagagacagacaggaagcaCAAATGAGACAGAAATCAGAAAGAGACAAGATAGTCAATCagcaaatgaatgaaaaggCTGAGAAAGATAAGCAAACAGGACTAAATAATCAGAATAAACCACTTTTAAGAAAGACTAGTAGACCTGAGCCTGAAGAAGTGTTGAGGAAGACCAGTCGACCTGAGCCTGAAGTACTGAGAAAGACAAGTCAGCTGGAACCTGAACAACTGTTACGGAAGACCAGTCGTCCTGAGCCTGAAGAGGTGTTGAGAAAGACTAGTAAACCTGAGCCTGAAGTACTGAGAAAGACCAGTCGACCTGAGCctgaagaaagagtgagaaaaacaaGTCATCCAGAGCCTGAACGAATGCTTAAGAAAACCAGTCGACCTGAGCCTGAAGAAGTGCTGAGAAAAACCAGTAGACCAGAGCCTGAAGGACTCAGGAAGACCAGTAAACCAGAGCCTGAAGGATTACTGAGAAAAACTAGCAAAATTGAGCCTGAAGAAGTGTTGAGAAAGACCAGTAAATTAGAGCCAGAGGGACTACTGAGAAAAACTAGTCGGCCAGAACCGGAAGGAACACTGAGGAAAATTAGTAAACCAGAGTCTGAAGGGGCACAAAGAAAGACTAGCCAACCTGAACCTGAAAGAGTATTGCGAAAAACAAGTGGTCAAGAAACTTCAGAAGCTCCCAGGAAGACAAGTAATCAAGAACCTGATAAAATGTGCAGAAAAACTAGCACTGAGCAAATGCTAAAAAGGAGCAGTAAACAAGAGCCTGAAGAATTACTGGGGAAAACTAGTAAACAAGAGAGTGATAATGAAGAGCCAGAATGCTTGCAGGACAGAGTAAGTAGGTTTGGTGTACAGCTAAGATCCAGGAAGCAGtcaaatccaccaccaccacctaaagGACCTCTTCCCTCTGAAAGTGAAGAAGACTTGGCTCTCATGAATGACAAGAATAAGTTGTCTAATATCAAAAATAAATGGgagtcaaaaatacaaaatgaaaatgaacagAGAGATAGAAGGCGAAGTTTGACCCAAAAACCtaataaaatggaaaatgaaacaaGTAGGAAGGAGTCCATGATTGAAAACAAACCAGAAAGTAGAGTTGAAACAAATGAAACAGAGAAGAAACCCATTAAAAATTCCCAAACAGCTCCTGGAAAACAACTAACTCAGGATCAAAAAGATACCCAAAGTAAAGAAGGCTTGCAAGGTAAAAAGGATCCTTCAAACAAGCTGGTAATGCATCCTACTGATCAAAAAGAGAGAGCTTCAGAAAAACCAaaggataaagatgaaaaagacaGTACAGAAAAAGTAAAGCAAGGTTTATTTTTCCAAGATATCAAATTAAAGAAAGCTAAAACAAATATTCCTGAAAAAACAAGACCAGAAAACAAAAACTTTCTTGAAGAAGTCAAATTACGGAAGGTTGAGACAAAACCGCGTCCTGTTCACCGT GTAAATAGTGTAGTAGAGTTCTCAGATGATGAGGATGACTTCTTAGAAGAAAGA GAAACACCACAGCCCACTCCTCAGACCAACACTCCG TTTGAGGAAGTTCCAAGGTGGGAGGAGCCATTAACTGAAGag GAAGAACCAGAGTTGATTTGGGACCAGTCTACAGAAGACATAATCTCTCAG TCTAACAATACTCTGGAAAGTCCTGTTCCATGGTGGGAACAACCTCAGGATGCAGGG TCTAACAATGCTCTGGAAAGTCCTGTTCCATGGTGGGAACAACCTCAGGATGCAGGG TCTAACAATACTCTGGAAAGTCCTGTTCCATGGTGGGAACAACCTCAGGATGCAGGG TCTAACAATGCTCTGGAAAGTCCTGTTCCATGGTGGGAACAACCTCAGGATGCCAGG GAATGGAGTCCAGGTTCACCAGTTTTCAAGAAAGATGTGTTTGAGAGTATG AAGGTGCAATCCCAgccaccaccccctccaccaccaccatcatctaaaaaacaaaaa GATGAAGGCTCAGgacctcccccacctcccccaatGCCTggactgccaccaccaccaccacctcagcctGGGAGCCACCCAAAGAGACCAACTTCTGCTGTCAAGAAACAAAAACTTGACCAACTTAAAAAGGCCGCCCGATCACGACCTGATTGGAATGGTCTACTGCGAGATATTGAG AGTGGTATTAAGCTTCGACGCTTGCCCTCCTGTGACAAAATGGACAGATCCACCCCTATGCTTCCAAACTCCAGAGGGAAAGGTGGCAAG TTCGTCTATGAATCAGAGAAGCCCATGGCCCACAATCAGTTGCTTCATGAAATTCATCGAGGTGTGAAGTTGCGTAAGGTCAAGACCAATGACAGGAGCAAGCCATGCTTCAAGGCTCTAG gtgTGAAGAAACTTCGCCGTCAACTTACtatggaaaacatcaacaaactGGAGAGCATTCCATCCTCCtcagatgaggaagaagatatTGATAAGATGAGGGATGACCTGCAGGCTACCAAAGGACAGCTTGAAGATGAGattaagaatagaaagaaactgGAAAGAGAAAGCAAGATTTATAAAATTGACATAGCTGCTTTACAAGCAGAAGTAAAAAGGCTGAAAAGACAACTAAGAAGTGCAGGCATTAATGATCCAAAGCCAATGACTAATGGTGAAGCAGATGAAATTGTGCCAAAATTAGAAAAATCCATGAGTAAATTACGAATGCATGAAGATGAAGTTTTGGACTTCTCTGAATTAGATACATTAGAGACTGAAATTAATAACCTTAAAGGTCAAGTAGATTCATACAAGAAACAAGCTGAGGActatacaaataaatacaatgaagtTAACCAAAAGTTAATTGTAGCTGAAAATTCTGCTTCAGAATGGGAGCTCCGTAGCAACTATTATGAAAAGAAATTCAAGGCCTTGCAGAAGGAACACTGCATTGAGCTCCCAGATATAGAAATTGTTGGTGTACAGACAGATCCTATAGATtttactccaccaccaccttcatcaccgaCAGAGGATGATGATAGGATACCTTTCCCCATGCCATCAAAATCAGGTTCCCGCAGAAGCTTTGCTTCATCAGTTCATAAAATGGAGAGctttaaagaggaggaagaggatgatgaagatgatgatgaggaggaggaggaaactgaagaAGAATCTGAAGAAtctgaagaagaaacagaagaggaagatgaagagaaagcaGCAGAGAAAAGAGCTCAAAATGCTGCACGAAGATTAGAAAGAGACATCAAGCTGATGACTAACAAACTTAATAACATAAAgtccaaagaagaaagaacacgagaggaaagaaagacaataagGGACAGAATGATAAAATGTTGTCATGACATGAAGGCTGAACGAGAGATGTACTTTAAAACTAAGAGAGAACTTGATGAAATGGCATCAGCTTTCAAAGCAtctgatgatgaagatgacagtagtgaagatgaagatgattcTGATGATTCTGATGATTCTGATGAGGAGGAAGTTcctaggaagaaagaagagggtgaAGAATGGTGGCTTGATGATACCACCAAAAAGCCAATAAAacttaagaagaaaaagaaaaagaaacttgatgctaatggagaagaggaaaaagattcTGAACAATTGCCTGATATACAAGAACCTGTGTGGAGTGAGTCTGAGCAAGAAGAGAGTGAGGTggatgatgaaaagaatgacAGTGAGAAAAGATTGACTAAACTTAAAACTAGAACACAAAAGCATGAGCAAAAACATGCCACTCTCAGGAAGGATGTAAGTGCTCTGAAGACTAAGTTAGAACATTCTGAAGAATTGCTTGCTGCAGAGAAGCGGAGACGCCAAAGATTGGATGAGGAACTTCACATTATGTTGGCTGAGTTATCATAG
- the LOC135110966 gene encoding RNA-binding protein 25-like isoform X38 codes for MVSAHNWRLACIACPSLPVLYALTSSDLETDATLLITDNRAYGWPPKGSGIREPSKSESPGSERQWQGDSWRRPNRWDQSPQTPTQQSMPSTPQPVQSAEPQANLVRDLNYFPYWDNDPPDQSPEGEPPVNSTMSVHAGDGDTLTGSENPTPWRKSSQHRTWTPVQPATDSKQQQVNSVVEFSDDEDDFLEERSEESDTESESEDSEEETDEDEETSEEESEEEEEEEEEEEKQTKIDNKAKKTETPQPTPQTNTPFEEVPRWEEPLTEEEEPELIWDQSTEDIISQSNNTLESPVPWWEQPQDAGSNNALESPVPWWEQPQDAGSNNTLESPVPWWEQPQDAGSNNALESPVPWWEQPQDAREWSPGSPVFKKDVFESMKVQSQPPPPPPPPSSKKQKDEGSGPPPPPPMPGLPPPPPPQPGSHPKRPTSAVKKQKLDQLKKAARSRPDWNGLLRDIESGIKLRRLPSCDKMDRSTPMLPNSRGKGGKFVYESEKPMAHNQLLHEIHRGVKLRKVKTNDRSKPCFKALGVKKLRRQLTMENINKLESIPSSSDEEEDIDKMRDDLQATKGQLEDEIKNRKKLERESKIYKIDIAALQAEVKRLKRQLRSAGINDPKPMTNGEADEIVPKLEKSMSKLRMHEDEVLDFSELDTLETEINNLKGQVDSYKKQAEDYTNKYNEVNQKLIVAENSASEWELRSNYYEKKFKALQKEHCIELPDIEIVGVQTDPIDFTPPPPSSPTEDDDRIPFPMPSKSGSRRSFASSVHKMESFKEEEEDDEDDDEEEEETEEESEESEEETEEEDEEKAAEKRAQNAARRLERDIKLMTNKLNNIKSKEERTREERKTIRDRMIKCCHDMKAEREMYFKTKRELDEMASAFKASDDEDDSSEDEDDSDDSDDSDEEEVPRKKEEGEEWWLDDTTKKPIKLKKKKKKKLDANGEEEKDSEQLPDIQEPVWSESEQEESEVDDEKNDSEKRLTKLKTRTQKHEQKHATLRKDVSALKTKLEHSEELLAAEKRRRQRLDEELHIMLAELS; via the exons GCCTCCTAAAGGATCAGGAATTCGAGAGCCTTCAAAATCTGAAAGTCCTGGTTCTGAGCGTCAGTGGCAAGGAGACTCTTGGAGGCGACCCAATCGCTGGGACCAGTCACCACAAACTCCGACACAGCAGTCCATGCCTTCCACACCACAACCTGTCCAGTCTGCAGAGCCACAAGCAAATCTTGTCAGG GACTTGAACTACTTTCCCTATTGGGACAATGATCCACCAGACCAGAGTCCTGAGGGG GAGCCTCCAGTCAACAGCACTATGTCAGTGCATGCAGGTGATGGTGACACCTTGACTGGG AGTGAGAATCCAACTCCATGGAGGAAGAGTAGCCAACATAGG ACCTGGACTCCAGTTCAGCCAGCAACAGACAGCAAACAACAGCAA GTAAATAGTGTAGTAGAGTTCTCAGATGATGAGGATGACTTCTTAGAAGAAAGA AGTGAAGAATCTGATACAGAATCAGAGTCAGAGGACTCAGAAGAGGAAACTGATGAAGACGAGGAAACATCAGAAGAagaatcagaggaggaggaggaggaggaggaggaggaggagaaacaaacaaaaatagataataaggCTAAGAAGACT GAAACACCACAGCCCACTCCTCAGACCAACACTCCG TTTGAGGAAGTTCCAAGGTGGGAGGAGCCATTAACTGAAGag GAAGAACCAGAGTTGATTTGGGACCAGTCTACAGAAGACATAATCTCTCAG TCTAACAATACTCTGGAAAGTCCTGTTCCATGGTGGGAACAACCTCAGGATGCAGGG TCTAACAATGCTCTGGAAAGTCCTGTTCCATGGTGGGAACAACCTCAGGATGCAGGG TCTAACAATACTCTGGAAAGTCCTGTTCCATGGTGGGAACAACCTCAGGATGCAGGG TCTAACAATGCTCTGGAAAGTCCTGTTCCATGGTGGGAACAACCTCAGGATGCCAGG GAATGGAGTCCAGGTTCACCAGTTTTCAAGAAAGATGTGTTTGAGAGTATG AAGGTGCAATCCCAgccaccaccccctccaccaccaccatcatctaaaaaacaaaaa GATGAAGGCTCAGgacctcccccacctcccccaatGCCTggactgccaccaccaccaccacctcagcctGGGAGCCACCCAAAGAGACCAACTTCTGCTGTCAAGAAACAAAAACTTGACCAACTTAAAAAGGCCGCCCGATCACGACCTGATTGGAATGGTCTACTGCGAGATATTGAG AGTGGTATTAAGCTTCGACGCTTGCCCTCCTGTGACAAAATGGACAGATCCACCCCTATGCTTCCAAACTCCAGAGGGAAAGGTGGCAAG TTCGTCTATGAATCAGAGAAGCCCATGGCCCACAATCAGTTGCTTCATGAAATTCATCGAGGTGTGAAGTTGCGTAAGGTCAAGACCAATGACAGGAGCAAGCCATGCTTCAAGGCTCTAG gtgTGAAGAAACTTCGCCGTCAACTTACtatggaaaacatcaacaaactGGAGAGCATTCCATCCTCCtcagatgaggaagaagatatTGATAAGATGAGGGATGACCTGCAGGCTACCAAAGGACAGCTTGAAGATGAGattaagaatagaaagaaactgGAAAGAGAAAGCAAGATTTATAAAATTGACATAGCTGCTTTACAAGCAGAAGTAAAAAGGCTGAAAAGACAACTAAGAAGTGCAGGCATTAATGATCCAAAGCCAATGACTAATGGTGAAGCAGATGAAATTGTGCCAAAATTAGAAAAATCCATGAGTAAATTACGAATGCATGAAGATGAAGTTTTGGACTTCTCTGAATTAGATACATTAGAGACTGAAATTAATAACCTTAAAGGTCAAGTAGATTCATACAAGAAACAAGCTGAGGActatacaaataaatacaatgaagtTAACCAAAAGTTAATTGTAGCTGAAAATTCTGCTTCAGAATGGGAGCTCCGTAGCAACTATTATGAAAAGAAATTCAAGGCCTTGCAGAAGGAACACTGCATTGAGCTCCCAGATATAGAAATTGTTGGTGTACAGACAGATCCTATAGATtttactccaccaccaccttcatcaccgaCAGAGGATGATGATAGGATACCTTTCCCCATGCCATCAAAATCAGGTTCCCGCAGAAGCTTTGCTTCATCAGTTCATAAAATGGAGAGctttaaagaggaggaagaggatgatgaagatgatgatgaggaggaggaggaaactgaagaAGAATCTGAAGAAtctgaagaagaaacagaagaggaagatgaagagaaagcaGCAGAGAAAAGAGCTCAAAATGCTGCACGAAGATTAGAAAGAGACATCAAGCTGATGACTAACAAACTTAATAACATAAAgtccaaagaagaaagaacacgagaggaaagaaagacaataagGGACAGAATGATAAAATGTTGTCATGACATGAAGGCTGAACGAGAGATGTACTTTAAAACTAAGAGAGAACTTGATGAAATGGCATCAGCTTTCAAAGCAtctgatgatgaagatgacagtagtgaagatgaagatgattcTGATGATTCTGATGATTCTGATGAGGAGGAAGTTcctaggaagaaagaagagggtgaAGAATGGTGGCTTGATGATACCACCAAAAAGCCAATAAAacttaagaagaaaaagaaaaagaaacttgatgctaatggagaagaggaaaaagattcTGAACAATTGCCTGATATACAAGAACCTGTGTGGAGTGAGTCTGAGCAAGAAGAGAGTGAGGTggatgatgaaaagaatgacAGTGAGAAAAGATTGACTAAACTTAAAACTAGAACACAAAAGCATGAGCAAAAACATGCCACTCTCAGGAAGGATGTAAGTGCTCTGAAGACTAAGTTAGAACATTCTGAAGAATTGCTTGCTGCAGAGAAGCGGAGACGCCAAAGATTGGATGAGGAACTTCACATTATGTTGGCTGAGTTATCATAG